One Streptosporangium sp. NBC_01495 DNA window includes the following coding sequences:
- a CDS encoding TFIIB-type zinc ribbon-containing protein has translation MQCPKCRGAMRTYERNGVHIDQCESCRGIFLDYGELETLTRMESQWSQQSHAAPPPPPPPPVHGAPGYGAPAWGAQQHHGGHYGHHRQRSWVGMLFST, from the coding sequence ATGCAGTGCCCCAAGTGTCGGGGCGCCATGCGCACCTATGAGCGCAACGGCGTCCACATCGACCAGTGTGAGAGCTGTCGCGGAATCTTCCTGGACTACGGCGAGCTCGAGACGCTGACCCGCATGGAGAGCCAGTGGTCGCAGCAGTCCCACGCAGCTCCGCCGCCTCCCCCGCCGCCGCCCGTGCACGGCGCTCCCGGCTACGGCGCTCCCGCCTGGGGTGCACAACAGCACCACGGCGGCCACTACGGCCACCACCGCCAGCGCAGCTGGGTCGGGATGCTCTTCTCGACCTGA
- a CDS encoding phosphotransferase codes for MDSEDLIDELRRIGARYGGVPGTVLPTRPDVIIVRAGSVVVKAHAPGAEREPLVERMRATAHPALRGIMLEPVTEEVITAGDRLVTVWPAGTPVDHADPDAAPWEAAARLLARLHAVPARALPPLRAAGGPARVASTVARLGDRSAAELAVRRAFTCLPSSSPAGTNSAVAAPGGSLGTAGGSSGTASGLTHGDWHMGQMVRAPDRWILIDVDDLGLGDQAWDLSRPAAWFAAGLLEPEVWQRFLGAYRAAGGVAVPPDGDPWGRLEIPAQAMTVQLAAAAVAAAERAGRPLDEVEEMLVEACLRIVRHRSACHSVPTQ; via the coding sequence ATGGACAGCGAGGACCTGATCGACGAACTGCGCCGGATCGGCGCCCGGTACGGCGGTGTGCCCGGCACGGTCCTGCCGACCAGGCCGGACGTGATCATCGTGCGGGCCGGTTCCGTGGTGGTCAAGGCGCACGCGCCGGGTGCGGAGCGGGAACCGCTGGTGGAGCGGATGCGGGCCACCGCGCACCCGGCGCTGCGCGGGATCATGCTCGAACCGGTGACCGAGGAGGTCATCACCGCCGGGGATCGGCTGGTCACCGTCTGGCCGGCCGGGACGCCGGTGGACCACGCGGATCCGGACGCGGCGCCCTGGGAGGCCGCCGCCCGGCTGCTGGCCCGGCTGCACGCCGTACCGGCTCGGGCACTGCCCCCGCTGCGGGCCGCGGGAGGACCGGCGCGGGTGGCCTCGACCGTCGCCCGCCTGGGCGACCGCTCCGCCGCCGAGCTGGCGGTGCGCCGGGCCTTCACCTGCCTGCCCTCCTCCTCACCCGCCGGTACGAACTCCGCCGTCGCGGCTCCCGGCGGCTCCCTCGGTACGGCTGGTGGTTCTTCGGGTACGGCTTCCGGCCTGACCCACGGCGACTGGCACATGGGCCAGATGGTCCGCGCGCCGGACAGGTGGATCCTCATCGACGTCGACGACCTGGGCCTCGGCGACCAGGCCTGGGATCTGTCCAGGCCCGCCGCCTGGTTCGCGGCCGGATTGCTGGAGCCCGAGGTGTGGCAGCGCTTCCTCGGGGCCTACCGCGCCGCGGGCGGGGTCGCCGTCCCGCCGGACGGCGACCCGTGGGGACGGCTGGAGATTCCGGCGCAGGCGATGACCGTGCAGCTCGCGGCGGCCGCGGTGGCCGCCGCGGAACGGGCGGGGCGTCCACTGGACGAGGTGGAGGAGATGCTGGTCGAGGCCTGCCTGAGGATTGTCCGGCATCGAAGCGCCTGCCATAGTGTGCCCACGCAGTAG
- a CDS encoding TIGR03619 family F420-dependent LLM class oxidoreductase, which produces MRIGFAAPVSGSWATPGNMARVARGAEDLGYHELWTFQRLLYPQGHPMGPAYRDVHDPVVTLAYLAGLTSRVRLGVAVLNMPFASPALMAKQLASLQALSGGRLDAGLGLGWLPEEFVASGVPLERRGRRAEEYVPLLRRLWTEETVEHKGEFYELPPVHQGPKPPVVPPILLGGSAEVALRRAGRLADGWISSSREDLGRIGERISIVKEAARAAGRDPEALRFVTRGATRVRPPGAPGREPLTGSFEEIRRDVDELAAKGVTEVFHDLNFDPEIGSPDADPGESMRRAEAALEALAP; this is translated from the coding sequence ATGAGGATTGGTTTCGCGGCGCCGGTCTCGGGGTCCTGGGCGACGCCGGGCAACATGGCGCGGGTCGCCCGGGGGGCCGAGGATCTCGGCTACCACGAGCTGTGGACCTTCCAGCGCCTGCTCTACCCGCAGGGCCATCCCATGGGCCCGGCCTATCGCGACGTGCACGACCCGGTGGTCACGCTCGCCTACCTGGCGGGCCTCACGAGCCGCGTCCGGCTGGGGGTGGCGGTGCTCAACATGCCGTTCGCCTCGCCCGCGCTGATGGCCAAGCAGCTGGCGAGCCTGCAGGCGCTCTCCGGCGGGCGGCTGGACGCGGGGCTCGGCCTGGGGTGGCTGCCCGAGGAGTTCGTCGCCTCCGGGGTGCCGCTCGAGCGGCGCGGGCGGCGCGCGGAGGAGTACGTCCCGCTGCTGCGGCGCCTGTGGACGGAGGAGACCGTGGAGCACAAGGGCGAGTTCTACGAGCTGCCCCCCGTGCACCAGGGCCCCAAGCCGCCCGTCGTGCCACCGATCCTGCTGGGCGGTTCCGCCGAGGTGGCGCTGAGGCGCGCGGGGCGGCTGGCGGACGGCTGGATCAGTTCGAGCCGCGAGGACCTCGGCCGCATCGGCGAGAGGATCTCCATCGTCAAGGAGGCGGCTCGTGCCGCCGGGCGTGATCCCGAGGCGCTGCGCTTCGTCACCCGGGGCGCCACCCGGGTCCGTCCTCCGGGAGCGCCCGGCCGAGAGCCGCTGACCGGCTCGTTCGAGGAGATCAGGCGGGACGTCGACGAGCTCGCGGCCAAGGGGGTGACCGAGGTCTTCCACGACCTCAACTTCGACCCGGAGATCGGATCGCCCGACGCCGACCCCGGGGAGTCGATGCGCAGGGCGGAGGCCGCGCTGGAGGCACTCGCGCCCTGA
- a CDS encoding HAD-IIA family hydrolase has protein sequence MDERKPIECWLSDMDGVLVHEGHPVPGADEFIRRLRESGKRFLVLTNNSIYTPRDLAVRLRAAGLEIPPESIWTSALATAKFLDGQRPGGSAYVVGEAGLTTALHEVGYVLTDIAPDYVVLGETRTYSFTQITRAIRLIEGGARFIATNPDPVGPSNEGSLPACGAVAAMITKATGVEPYFVGKPNPMMMRSALRAIDGHSESTAMIGDRMDTDIVSGMEAGLHTILVLSGVVSKDQVDRYPFRPSMVVDSVADLIELID, from the coding sequence GTGGACGAGCGCAAGCCGATCGAGTGCTGGCTGTCGGACATGGACGGGGTCCTCGTCCACGAGGGACACCCGGTGCCCGGTGCCGACGAGTTCATCCGACGCCTGCGCGAGTCGGGCAAGCGGTTCCTCGTGCTGACCAACAACTCGATATACACCCCGCGCGACCTGGCCGTACGGCTGCGCGCGGCCGGTCTGGAGATCCCGCCGGAGTCGATCTGGACCTCCGCGCTGGCCACGGCCAAGTTCCTGGACGGCCAGCGCCCCGGCGGCTCGGCGTACGTGGTGGGGGAGGCGGGCCTGACCACCGCGCTGCACGAGGTCGGCTACGTCCTGACCGACATCGCCCCCGACTACGTGGTCCTCGGCGAGACCCGCACGTACAGCTTCACGCAGATCACCCGGGCGATCCGGCTCATCGAGGGCGGTGCCCGGTTCATCGCCACCAACCCCGACCCGGTCGGGCCGTCGAACGAGGGGTCGCTGCCCGCCTGCGGCGCGGTCGCCGCGATGATCACCAAGGCGACCGGGGTGGAGCCCTACTTCGTGGGCAAGCCCAACCCGATGATGATGCGCAGCGCGCTGCGGGCCATCGACGGTCACAGCGAGAGCACCGCCATGATCGGCGATCGGATGGACACCGACATCGTCTCCGGCATGGAGGCCGGGCTGCACACGATCCTGGTGCTCAGCGGAGTCGTCAGCAAGGACCAGGTCGATCGCTACCCGTTCCGCCCGTCCATGGTGGTCGACTCGGTCGCGGACCTGATCGAGCTGATCGACTAG
- a CDS encoding glycosyltransferase family 39 protein: MIPAVAAMLIGLWGITTPSFWRDESVSTLAAAMPIGDLWHLLDSIDRVHALYYLLLRPVAALSTGELAMRLPSVVATAAAAYGIAVLGRKLATPGAGLLAASLYVVLPMVSRYAQEVRSYAIVTAVAVLATWVLIEATRRSSRRWYLAYGACLVLLGWFHVYALLLVVAHVVTVLWGRASSSSLSSPSSRPDVVRFAGALAVAGAGIAPLALLAAGQRETQLSWLKPPKPSDLPWLGEQVAGNVWVALLLVALMVVGAFSGGRLTAVALPWALLPFVSMAISLVHPVYNPRYVLFAVPAMTLLAGAGLNALRPRALGWIGLVLVAALTVPTHLTIREPDTRPDNLRDMAATLLARQRPGDAVLYVDEHRRLFSAVYEDAYRNLRDLTYAPDRRTPRTAAQLTAALDGVERVWLVTGGRKHMNRAFVEDDERYLALMANRDFALRSTDDFGYSWIGLYIRKRR, from the coding sequence ATGATCCCCGCGGTGGCGGCGATGCTGATCGGGCTCTGGGGCATCACCACGCCCTCGTTCTGGCGCGACGAGTCGGTCAGCACCCTGGCCGCCGCGATGCCCATCGGCGACCTGTGGCACCTGCTCGACAGCATCGACCGGGTGCACGCGCTGTACTATCTCCTGCTCCGGCCGGTCGCCGCGCTCTCGACCGGCGAGCTGGCCATGCGCCTGCCCTCGGTCGTCGCCACGGCCGCCGCCGCGTACGGCATCGCGGTCCTGGGCAGGAAGCTCGCCACCCCGGGGGCGGGCCTTCTCGCCGCGTCGCTCTACGTCGTGCTGCCGATGGTGAGCCGGTACGCCCAGGAGGTGCGCAGCTACGCGATCGTGACGGCGGTGGCCGTCCTGGCCACCTGGGTGCTGATCGAGGCGACGAGGCGGTCGAGCCGCCGGTGGTACCTGGCCTACGGCGCCTGCCTGGTGCTGCTCGGCTGGTTCCACGTCTACGCCCTGCTGCTGGTCGTCGCGCACGTGGTGACGGTGCTGTGGGGCCGCGCGTCGTCATCGTCGTTGTCGTCACCGTCGTCCCGGCCCGATGTCGTGCGGTTCGCCGGGGCGCTGGCCGTGGCCGGGGCCGGGATCGCCCCGCTCGCGCTCCTGGCGGCCGGCCAGCGCGAGACCCAGCTGTCGTGGCTGAAGCCGCCGAAGCCCAGTGACCTCCCCTGGCTCGGGGAGCAGGTCGCGGGCAACGTGTGGGTGGCACTGCTCCTGGTCGCCCTCATGGTCGTCGGGGCGTTCTCCGGGGGGCGGCTGACGGCGGTCGCGCTGCCCTGGGCGCTGCTGCCGTTCGTGTCCATGGCGATCTCCCTGGTCCATCCGGTCTACAACCCGAGGTACGTGCTCTTCGCCGTCCCCGCCATGACGCTGCTCGCCGGCGCGGGCCTGAACGCCCTGCGGCCCCGGGCGCTGGGCTGGATCGGGCTGGTCCTCGTCGCGGCGCTGACCGTCCCGACGCACCTGACGATCCGCGAGCCGGACACGCGGCCCGACAACCTGCGTGACATGGCGGCCACGCTGCTGGCCAGGCAGCGCCCCGGTGACGCCGTGCTCTACGTGGACGAGCACAGGCGCCTGTTCAGCGCCGTGTACGAGGACGCGTACCGGAACCTGCGCGACCTCACCTACGCTCCCGACCGGCGTACGCCGAGGACCGCCGCGCAGCTCACGGCGGCCCTGGACGGTGTCGAGCGCGTCTGGCTGGTCACCGGCGGCAGGAAGCACATGAACAGGGCGTTCGTGGAGGACGACGAGCGCTATCTGGCCCTCATGGCCAACCGCGACTTCGCCCTGAGGTCCACCGACGACTTCGGGTACTCGTGGATCGGTCTCTACATCCGCAAACGGCGCTGA
- a CDS encoding NUDIX hydrolase has translation MSAVVPSVRAVLLDDDRLVVFRRTVPGKELYWSIPGGHVEPEDASLEHTLHREVMEELGAVVSGVTPLTTLECLRDEGVKTQHIYGCRLVSMDPALRCGPEFDDPACGEYEVVRLPLDPAEISAINLVPPELGVYLADTVTRLPVLIA, from the coding sequence ATGTCTGCTGTCGTGCCGAGCGTCCGCGCCGTCCTCCTCGACGACGACCGGCTGGTGGTGTTCCGGCGCACGGTCCCCGGCAAGGAGCTCTACTGGTCCATTCCCGGCGGTCACGTCGAGCCCGAGGACGCCTCCCTGGAGCACACCCTGCACCGCGAGGTCATGGAGGAGCTGGGTGCCGTCGTCTCCGGCGTCACCCCGCTGACCACCCTGGAGTGCCTGCGCGACGAGGGGGTCAAGACCCAGCACATCTACGGCTGCCGCCTGGTCTCCATGGATCCCGCGCTGCGCTGCGGCCCGGAGTTCGACGACCCCGCCTGCGGCGAGTACGAGGTGGTACGGCTCCCGCTCGACCCGGCCGAGATCTCCGCCATCAACCTCGTCCCCCCGGAGCTCGGCGTCTACCTCGCCGACACCGTCACCCGCCTGCCCGTCCTGATCGCCTGA
- the arfB gene encoding alternative ribosome rescue aminoacyl-tRNA hydrolase ArfB, producing the protein MPGPLQISGSVSVPEAELGWRFSRSSGPGGQGVNTTDSRVELSFDLAATETLGPVFKARALERLGPRLVNGVITIAASEFRSQLRNREAAEMRLAQILREAIAPPPKKRRPTKPSRGAVERRITAKKQRSDLKRLRRDHD; encoded by the coding sequence ATGCCCGGTCCGCTCCAGATCAGCGGCTCGGTCTCGGTCCCCGAGGCCGAGCTCGGCTGGCGGTTCTCCCGTTCCTCCGGCCCCGGCGGCCAGGGGGTCAACACCACCGACAGCCGGGTCGAGCTCAGCTTCGACCTGGCCGCCACCGAGACGCTGGGTCCCGTCTTCAAGGCCCGCGCCCTCGAGCGCCTCGGTCCCCGCCTGGTGAACGGGGTGATCACCATCGCCGCCTCGGAGTTCCGCTCCCAGCTGCGCAACCGCGAGGCCGCCGAGATGCGCCTGGCCCAGATCCTGCGTGAGGCGATCGCCCCGCCGCCCAAGAAGCGCCGCCCGACCAAGCCGAGCAGGGGCGCGGTCGAGCGGCGGATCACCGCCAAGAAGCAACGCTCCGACCTCAAGCGCCTGCGCAGGGACCACGACTAG
- a CDS encoding alkaline phosphatase D family protein has product MEQKPSRRVFLSVAAAGAGGLLLTGAGLGPSRTLARDPFTLGVASGDPSKDGVVLWTRLALDPLGLNGRGGMPVRDVDVEWQLATDERFSKVVREGTETARWKQAHSVHVEVDGLEPGREYFYRFRTEGHLSPTGRTRTAPSALSPLTFAVAACAHYEHGFYTAYRRLAEQDPELVVHLGDYMYEYGPQGYTALGGSVRQHTWGKCATLADYRMRHAQYKSDTDLQAAHAVAPWLVAFDDHEIENNWAGDVSSSGAPAFARRRANAFQAYYENMPLRKTSVPGGASMRVHRRVDWGPLARFHLLDTRQFRDDQACEDGLRSGCDDRLATGRTLLGEDQRRWLLDGLASSGARWNLVGQQILMAQRDSKVGPGTEVNMDSWDGYAAERTRLLTGFRDSGAANPVVLTGDAHMHHAADLRLDFDDPDSPRVAVELVTSSIASDGDGYRDEGRIAETVAENPHISYLDQRRGYIVCRVTPEALQADFRTLDYISRRGAPAKTGARFTVPSGQASLT; this is encoded by the coding sequence GTGGAGCAGAAGCCGTCACGCAGAGTGTTCCTTTCCGTCGCCGCCGCGGGTGCGGGCGGCCTGTTGCTGACCGGGGCGGGGCTCGGCCCCTCCCGGACCCTCGCCCGCGACCCGTTCACCCTCGGCGTCGCCTCCGGCGACCCGTCGAAGGACGGGGTCGTGCTGTGGACCAGGCTCGCCCTCGACCCGCTCGGCCTGAACGGCCGGGGTGGCATGCCGGTCAGGGACGTGGACGTCGAGTGGCAGCTCGCCACCGACGAGCGGTTCTCCAAGGTGGTCCGCGAGGGCACCGAGACCGCGCGCTGGAAGCAGGCGCACAGCGTCCACGTCGAGGTCGACGGCCTGGAGCCCGGCCGGGAGTATTTCTACCGCTTCCGCACCGAGGGCCACCTGTCGCCGACCGGCCGCACCCGTACGGCCCCGTCCGCCCTCTCCCCGCTGACCTTCGCCGTCGCCGCCTGCGCCCACTACGAGCACGGCTTCTACACGGCGTACCGGAGACTGGCCGAGCAGGACCCGGAGCTGGTCGTGCACCTGGGCGACTACATGTACGAGTACGGTCCCCAGGGATACACGGCGCTGGGCGGAAGCGTCCGGCAGCACACCTGGGGCAAGTGCGCCACGCTGGCCGACTACCGGATGCGCCACGCGCAGTACAAGAGCGACACCGACCTGCAGGCGGCGCACGCGGTCGCGCCGTGGCTGGTGGCCTTCGACGATCACGAGATCGAGAACAACTGGGCGGGGGACGTCTCCAGCTCCGGCGCCCCGGCGTTCGCCCGGCGCAGGGCCAACGCCTTCCAGGCCTACTACGAGAACATGCCGCTGCGCAAGACGAGCGTGCCCGGAGGGGCGTCGATGCGGGTCCACCGCCGGGTGGACTGGGGGCCGCTGGCCCGTTTCCACCTGCTCGACACCCGGCAGTTCCGTGACGACCAGGCGTGCGAGGACGGGCTCAGATCCGGCTGCGACGACCGGCTCGCGACCGGCCGCACCCTTCTCGGCGAGGACCAGCGGCGCTGGCTGCTGGACGGCCTCGCGAGCTCGGGCGCCCGCTGGAACCTGGTCGGCCAGCAGATCCTGATGGCCCAGCGCGACTCCAAGGTCGGGCCGGGGACCGAGGTCAACATGGACTCCTGGGACGGCTACGCCGCCGAGCGCACCCGGCTGCTGACCGGTTTCCGCGACTCGGGCGCGGCCAACCCGGTCGTGCTGACCGGCGACGCGCACATGCACCACGCGGCGGACCTCAGACTCGACTTCGACGACCCCGACTCGCCCCGCGTGGCGGTGGAGCTCGTCACCTCCTCGATCGCCAGCGACGGCGACGGCTACCGGGACGAGGGCCGGATCGCCGAGACGGTCGCGGAGAACCCGCACATCTCCTACCTCGACCAGCGGCGCGGCTACATCGTCTGCCGGGTCACCCCGGAGGCGCTGCAGGCCGACTTCCGCACGCTCGACTACATCAGCAGGCGCGGCGCCCCCGCGAAGACCGGCGCCCGGTTCACCGTGCCGTCAGGACAGGCGTCACTGACCTGA
- a CDS encoding ROK family transcriptional regulator produces MFDAQQRTVRDLRRGNRAIVLRALYFEGPASRQELSETIGLSPATVSNVTGDLLASGIIVEAGLADSDGGRPRVLLRVNTTHGYAVGVDVGETHVRVELFDLDMNRQARAEYALRPAGHDVDLVVRHILAGIDVVLGESGVPRERVLGVGVGVPGVVEMGSDALIHAPTFGWDAVPLGRLLRAGTDLPLFVDNGAKSMGQAELWFGVGRMARHAVVVLIGSGVGASIITDGATYLGANSSAGEWGHTKIMVGGHRCRCGGRGCLEAYVGARGILERAGVWTETVDEQTALAELVAAGSPVIDETVTYLGVGLANLINLFNPERIIIGGWAGVLLGEHLLTRIRKVAADNCLAQPYKTVSIGLGRLGVDSVALGAATLVIEDLLQASPAPKPNGVSARPRNRAGI; encoded by the coding sequence ATGTTCGACGCACAGCAGAGGACCGTCCGCGACCTACGCCGGGGCAACCGAGCCATCGTTTTGCGCGCCCTCTACTTCGAGGGACCCGCCAGCCGCCAGGAGCTCAGTGAGACCATCGGGCTCAGCCCCGCCACCGTGAGCAACGTGACGGGAGACCTGCTCGCGAGCGGGATCATCGTCGAGGCCGGTCTGGCGGACTCCGACGGGGGCAGGCCCCGCGTGCTGCTGCGGGTCAACACCACCCACGGCTACGCCGTCGGCGTCGACGTCGGCGAGACGCACGTGCGCGTCGAGCTCTTCGACCTGGACATGAACCGGCAGGCCAGGGCCGAGTACGCGCTGCGCCCGGCCGGGCACGACGTCGATCTGGTCGTTCGCCACATCCTCGCGGGCATCGACGTGGTCCTCGGCGAGAGCGGGGTGCCCAGGGAGCGGGTGCTCGGCGTGGGGGTGGGCGTTCCGGGGGTCGTCGAGATGGGGTCCGACGCCCTGATCCACGCCCCGACCTTCGGGTGGGACGCGGTGCCGCTCGGCAGGCTGCTGCGGGCGGGCACCGACCTGCCGCTCTTCGTGGACAACGGCGCCAAGTCGATGGGGCAGGCCGAGCTGTGGTTCGGCGTCGGGCGCATGGCCAGGCACGCCGTGGTGGTGCTGATCGGCTCGGGAGTCGGGGCGAGCATCATCACCGACGGAGCCACCTACCTGGGGGCGAACAGCAGCGCGGGCGAGTGGGGCCACACGAAGATCATGGTCGGCGGGCACAGGTGCCGCTGCGGCGGCCGGGGCTGCCTGGAGGCGTACGTGGGGGCCAGGGGCATCCTGGAACGTGCCGGGGTCTGGACGGAGACCGTCGACGAGCAGACCGCGCTGGCCGAGCTGGTGGCCGCGGGCTCCCCGGTCATCGACGAGACCGTCACCTACCTGGGCGTCGGGCTGGCCAACCTGATCAACCTGTTCAATCCCGAGCGGATCATCATCGGCGGCTGGGCCGGCGTGCTGCTCGGCGAACACCTGCTGACGAGGATCAGGAAGGTCGCCGCGGACAACTGCCTGGCGCAGCCGTACAAGACGGTCTCCATCGGCCTGGGGCGCCTCGGCGTCGACTCGGTCGCGCTGGGCGCCGCCACCCTCGTGATCGAGGATCTCCTGCAGGCGAGCCCGGCCCCCAAGCCGAACGGCGTCTCCGCGCGCCCCCGGAACCGGGCCGGGATCTGA
- a CDS encoding FG-GAP repeat protein, with the protein MRAALLTSAVLASLLVPASAFPAHASAGACSGVPSDFDGDGRADLAVAAPYTRSGDHARAGAVTVLYGMRTAGELTQDGAGVPGESETGDSFGSALATGDFDGDRCADLAVGVSEEDRSRPGEDGDGAVQLFHGSPGGLRPGKMIDAGDLGRKREPGRFGAALAAGDLDGDGDDELVIGAPGLGGGAVGVYGLKGRKPYMITQETGWVGQRERETDQFGAVLATGDFDGNGRAEIAVGAPADTVLKNGQGSVTVLDVRRRRATMLTQDSPWISGLAEVWDFFGTALATGDFNADGRDDLAIGVPGEGLSSNQRAMDYGDGTVHVVYGSRSGLRTAVSEAWSQRSVKGEPRYFDRFGAALAAGDLNGDGDDELAIGVPGENAVQVLAGTRSGGLTRNHNLLVTGEGGDFGGALATVTGRGLVVAAPGSGRLTLLRGTVRKGSYPGIRPSTAKTLASAPKDTLFGYTFASPSSPR; encoded by the coding sequence ATGAGAGCCGCGCTCCTCACCTCCGCAGTCCTCGCCTCCCTGCTGGTCCCCGCCTCAGCTTTCCCGGCCCACGCGTCGGCCGGCGCCTGCTCCGGCGTACCCTCCGACTTCGACGGCGACGGGCGGGCCGATCTCGCGGTCGCCGCGCCCTACACCCGCTCCGGCGACCACGCCCGCGCGGGGGCGGTCACCGTGCTGTACGGCATGCGTACCGCCGGGGAACTGACCCAGGACGGGGCCGGGGTGCCCGGCGAGAGCGAGACCGGGGACTCGTTCGGCTCGGCGCTGGCGACCGGTGACTTCGACGGCGACCGCTGCGCCGACCTGGCCGTGGGCGTCTCGGAGGAGGACCGCTCCCGGCCGGGAGAGGACGGCGACGGCGCCGTGCAGCTGTTCCACGGCTCGCCCGGCGGCCTGCGGCCCGGCAAGATGATCGACGCCGGGGACCTGGGCCGCAAGCGGGAGCCGGGCCGGTTCGGCGCCGCGCTCGCGGCGGGGGACCTGGACGGCGACGGCGACGACGAGCTGGTGATCGGCGCCCCCGGGCTGGGCGGCGGCGCGGTCGGGGTGTACGGGCTCAAGGGGCGCAAGCCGTACATGATCACGCAGGAGACCGGCTGGGTGGGGCAGCGCGAGCGGGAGACCGACCAGTTCGGCGCGGTGCTCGCCACCGGGGACTTCGACGGGAACGGCCGGGCCGAGATCGCCGTGGGCGCCCCCGCGGACACCGTGCTGAAGAACGGCCAGGGCTCGGTCACCGTCCTCGACGTCCGGCGCCGCAGGGCGACCATGCTCACCCAGGACAGCCCCTGGATCAGCGGCCTCGCCGAGGTCTGGGACTTCTTCGGCACCGCCCTGGCCACCGGCGACTTCAACGCCGACGGCCGCGACGACCTGGCGATCGGCGTGCCGGGCGAGGGGCTCAGCAGCAACCAGCGGGCGATGGACTACGGCGACGGCACCGTGCACGTCGTCTACGGCTCCCGCTCTGGGCTGCGTACGGCGGTCTCCGAGGCCTGGTCGCAGCGCTCCGTGAAGGGGGAGCCGCGCTACTTCGACCGCTTCGGCGCCGCCCTCGCCGCCGGGGACCTCAACGGCGACGGTGACGACGAGCTGGCGATCGGCGTGCCGGGCGAGAACGCCGTCCAGGTGCTCGCGGGAACCCGCTCCGGCGGCCTCACCAGGAACCACAATCTGCTGGTCACCGGCGAGGGCGGCGACTTCGGCGGAGCCCTGGCCACGGTCACCGGCCGCGGCCTGGTCGTCGCCGCCCCGGGCAGCGGCAGGCTCACCCTGCTGCGCGGAACCGTGCGGAAGGGCTCCTACCCGGGCATCCGCCCGTCGACGGCGAAGACCCTGGCCAGCGCCCCCAAGGACACCCTGTTCGGCTACACCTTCGCGAGCCCGTCCTCCCCGCGGTAG
- a CDS encoding cytochrome P450 — MEIDLADLGFWRRPLKERHEAFARLRDLDKPVFFEEKRVPLLRSGKGFYALVRHADVVEASRNAKVFSSEPGVTSPEPPGWVKHVFGESMVNMDDPRHARLRRIVSRAFSPKMLGNLQGDIDAACARIVDDVTASGPGDFVGQVAAKLPIHVICDMMGVPDDVRARVHQHVDVSTAYSGVRPSLAHTVRMAAQNTLALLALQRLVINLGKERSQAPRNDLVSALVTANVDGERLTDRELGSFFTLLLVAGNETARNTMAHGIKLLTDNPEQRRLLAGDFDAHIGGAIEEMVRHVSPIMQFRRTVTEDYDLRGLHLKAGDKVVLFYGSANRDETVFPDADRFDITRDTKPHVGFGGPGPHFCLGANLARQEIRAMFRELFTRLPEIRSVGEPDLLVSNFDNSVRSQAFTF, encoded by the coding sequence ATGGAAATCGACCTGGCCGACCTGGGATTCTGGCGGCGGCCGCTCAAGGAGCGGCACGAGGCGTTCGCGCGGCTTCGGGATCTCGACAAGCCGGTGTTCTTCGAGGAGAAGCGGGTCCCGCTGCTCCGTTCGGGCAAGGGTTTCTACGCGCTGGTCCGGCACGCCGACGTGGTGGAGGCCAGCCGCAACGCCAAGGTGTTCTCCAGCGAGCCCGGGGTGACCAGCCCCGAGCCGCCCGGCTGGGTCAAGCACGTGTTCGGCGAGTCCATGGTCAACATGGACGACCCCCGGCACGCCCGGCTCCGCCGCATCGTCTCCCGCGCGTTCAGCCCGAAGATGCTGGGCAATCTGCAGGGCGACATCGACGCCGCGTGCGCGCGGATCGTCGACGACGTGACGGCCTCGGGGCCCGGCGACTTCGTCGGCCAGGTGGCCGCCAAGCTTCCCATCCACGTCATCTGCGACATGATGGGCGTCCCCGACGACGTGCGGGCCAGGGTCCACCAGCACGTCGACGTCTCCACCGCCTACTCCGGCGTGCGGCCCAGCCTGGCCCACACCGTCAGGATGGCCGCCCAGAACACGCTCGCGCTGCTCGCCCTGCAGCGCCTGGTGATCAACCTCGGCAAGGAGCGCTCGCAGGCGCCGCGCAACGACCTCGTCTCGGCGCTCGTCACCGCCAACGTCGACGGCGAGAGGCTGACCGACCGCGAGCTGGGATCGTTCTTCACGCTGCTGCTCGTGGCGGGCAACGAGACGGCCCGCAACACCATGGCGCACGGCATCAAGCTGCTGACCGACAACCCCGAGCAGCGGCGGCTGCTGGCCGGCGACTTCGACGCGCACATCGGCGGCGCGATCGAGGAGATGGTCCGCCACGTCTCACCGATCATGCAGTTCCGCCGTACCGTCACCGAGGACTACGACCTGCGCGGCCTGCACCTGAAGGCGGGCGACAAGGTCGTGCTCTTCTACGGCTCGGCCAACCGCGACGAGACGGTCTTCCCAGACGCCGACCGGTTCGACATCACCCGCGACACCAAGCCCCACGTGGGCTTCGGCGGTCCCGGACCGCACTTCTGCCTGGGCGCCAACCTCGCCAGGCAGGAGATCAGGGCGATGTTCCGCGAGCTGTTCACCCGGCTGCCGGAGATCCGCTCGGTCGGCGAGCCCGACCTGCTGGTGTCCAACTTCGACAACAGCGTCCGCAGCCAGGCGTTCACCTTCTGA